CGGATAATTGAATGGTGAATGGGGAGATAGAAATAGAGGTTTGTTGTAAAGATGCGCGATTTTACACTGGCGAAATATAGAGAATTATGCGAAGCCGTTTTGAAAGGATACGAGCCTATGACCGTGAAATCATATTTGATGCAGAATCCATCGGGAAGTGTAGTTATAATGAGACATGATGTGGATAGAAAACCGGAAAGTGCATTGAGAATGGCGGAATTGGAGAAGGAGATGGGTATAAAATCAACTTATTACTTCAGGATGAAGAAGGGGGTCTTCAGAAAGGATATAATAAAAAAAATAGCAAGCATGGGGCATGAAATAGGGTACCATTACGAGGTGCTGGATAAGGCGAAAGGGAATTTTGAGAAGGCGATAAGGATATTTGAAGAGGAATTGAAAGCGTTCAGGAAGATTTATGATGTTAAAACAATATGCATGCATGGCAATCCTCTGAGCAAATGGATAAACAGGGATTTGTGGAGCGTATATGATTTCAGGAATTTTGATATTATCGGCGAACCTTACATCTCAATAGATTATAAGAAGGTGTTATATTTGACGGATACAGGAAGGAATTGGAGCACAAAATTCAGTGTGAAGGATATTGTGAATGTAAGGAGTGTTTTATATGATATAAAAAGCACAGATGATGTAATACAAGTATTAAATGATAGAAGAATTGAACAAATATGTATATCTGTGCATCCAAACAGGTGGAGCAGAAACTTCGGTGAATGGCTGAAAGAATTTGTGTGGCAGAATATAAAAAACGTAGGGAAGACTGGAGTCAGACTATATGACAGAAGTTTCCGTTAAAACAGCGAGCTCGCTTGACACAAAGAAGTGGAGCGATTTTGTGTATAATCATCCACACGGAAATATTTTCCAAACACCGGAGATGGCTGAAGTTTACAAGCGAGCAAAGAATTACGAGCCAATATTGTTAGCAGTTGTGGATGATACCGATGAAATTATTGCTCTTTTACAAGCGGTAGTGATAAGGGAGAAGAGTGGTATTTTTGAAGCATTCTCCTCACGCTCAATTATACAAGGTGGACCTTTATTTATTGAAAATGAAATTAAAGTACTTAAGACATTAATAAAACATTATGATGAAATAGCACAGAAGAAGGCACTTTATACGCAAATTCGGAATATGTGGGACACATCAGAAATCTCTGGCATCCTTAGTAGTATGGGTTATGAATATGAAGAGCATCTCAATTTTCTGATAGATTTGAACAGACCGGAAGAGGAAATATGGAGGAATATTCACAAGTCGAGGAGGAAAGGTATCAATAGAGCGGCGAAAAAAGGGGTATTTATTGAGGAGTTACGAGATAAAAGCCTTATTTCCATCTTTTATAATATAATAAAAGAAACATATAAGAATGCAAATATGCCATTGGCAGATATCAGTTTATTTGAATCTGCTTTTGAATTATTAGCTCCAAAGCACATGGCAAAATTTTATATGGCAAAATATAAGGATATGTATATCGGTGCTAGAGCTGTTTTATGTTACAGGGGATTAATTTACGATTGGTATGCGGGTGCGTTATCCGATTATTTATCATTGTATGTAAACGAGGCATTAGTATGGTATATTCTGAAAGAAGGAGCGAATAGTGAATATCATACCTTTGATTTTGGCGGTGCTGGCAGTCCATATAAAGAATATGGTGTGCGGGAATTTAAAAGGAGGTTTGGCGGAAAAATGGTAAATTATGGGCGATACACAAAGATTTATTCCCCCTTAAAGATGAAAATAGCGAGAAT
The nucleotide sequence above comes from Candidatus Desulfofervidus auxilii. Encoded proteins:
- a CDS encoding peptidoglycan bridge formation glycyltransferase FemA/FemB family protein; the protein is MTEVSVKTASSLDTKKWSDFVYNHPHGNIFQTPEMAEVYKRAKNYEPILLAVVDDTDEIIALLQAVVIREKSGIFEAFSSRSIIQGGPLFIENEIKVLKTLIKHYDEIAQKKALYTQIRNMWDTSEISGILSSMGYEYEEHLNFLIDLNRPEEEIWRNIHKSRRKGINRAAKKGVFIEELRDKSLISIFYNIIKETYKNANMPLADISLFESAFELLAPKHMAKFYMAKYKDMYIGARAVLCYRGLIYDWYAGALSDYLSLYVNEALVWYILKEGANSEYHTFDFGGAGSPYKEYGVREFKRRFGGKMVNYGRYTKIYSPLKMKIARIGFGLYRRVRISK